In a genomic window of Paramicrobacterium chengjingii:
- a CDS encoding MarR family winged helix-turn-helix transcriptional regulator, whose translation MKTKGESIEQIGELVEKLSARFSEEDIDEQKWMRDQCSPEAQQVLATITVQALHLIARIPDDAGESVNIVGISRATGVPKGTVSKIVQRLVDGGAVVRHRREGNRKEVHLRLTEVGEEIQRAHRSLHEQMGDGLATLLMRYSESDLAVITRVLSDLLRMPREGVRFRPDLLN comes from the coding sequence ATGAAAACCAAAGGCGAGTCGATCGAACAGATCGGAGAGCTCGTCGAGAAGCTCAGCGCTCGTTTCAGCGAAGAAGACATTGATGAGCAGAAGTGGATGCGCGACCAGTGCTCACCTGAGGCTCAGCAGGTTCTCGCCACGATCACCGTGCAGGCGCTGCATTTGATCGCCCGGATTCCTGACGACGCTGGCGAGTCGGTGAACATCGTCGGCATTTCCCGGGCGACCGGTGTTCCGAAGGGGACGGTGTCGAAGATCGTGCAGCGACTTGTCGACGGGGGAGCCGTCGTGCGCCATCGACGGGAAGGCAACCGCAAAGAAGTGCATCTGCGTTTGACCGAAGTGGGAGAGGAAATTCAGCGCGCGCACCGCAGTCTGCATGAGCAGATGGGTGACGGGCTGGCAACGCTGCTCATGCGCTACTCGGAGAGCGATCTGGCCGTGATCACGCGTGTACTCAGCGATCTGCTACGCATGCCCCGTGAGGGTGTGCGGTTTCGGCCGGACCTGCTCAACTGA
- a CDS encoding siderophore-interacting protein translates to MTTPPNSATDTTPAARRRGIQHALTVVRTEQLTPHLVRVHLGGDGFDAYISDADPARLAATDTYSKLLFAKPELGLTPPYDLEQLRETLPLEDLPVRRTYTIRSIDEAAKTLAIDFVVHGSDGIAGPWAAAAMPGDVVSLSSPGGQFLPSQDPSVQRLILGDDSAVPAIAAALEAMPADAVGRAIIEVGDARDEIALTHPAGVEVTWLHRAGAEHGIPLIEAAQSLPRPEATTDPDAVIEVFAHGERAAMKQLRRLLHNEWGIDRRALSLSAYWALGRAEDGFQAEKREPVGKIFDE, encoded by the coding sequence ATGACGACTCCTCCCAATTCAGCCACGGATACGACTCCCGCAGCGCGTCGTCGCGGAATTCAGCACGCACTCACCGTCGTTCGCACCGAGCAGCTCACTCCGCACCTCGTGCGCGTGCACCTGGGCGGCGACGGTTTTGACGCCTACATTTCCGACGCGGATCCGGCACGACTCGCCGCCACCGACACCTACTCGAAACTGCTCTTCGCCAAGCCGGAGCTCGGGCTGACACCGCCGTACGATCTTGAGCAGTTGCGCGAGACGCTTCCCCTCGAAGATCTTCCTGTCCGCCGCACCTACACGATCCGTTCGATCGATGAAGCCGCGAAGACACTCGCCATCGACTTCGTCGTGCACGGCAGCGACGGCATCGCCGGCCCGTGGGCCGCAGCGGCGATGCCGGGCGACGTCGTGTCGCTGTCCAGCCCGGGCGGGCAGTTCTTGCCGAGCCAAGATCCGTCGGTACAGCGCCTCATTCTGGGCGACGACTCCGCGGTTCCCGCGATCGCCGCAGCACTCGAGGCCATGCCGGCGGATGCTGTCGGGCGCGCAATCATCGAGGTCGGCGACGCGCGCGACGAGATCGCGCTCACGCATCCGGCGGGGGTCGAGGTGACGTGGCTTCACCGCGCTGGTGCCGAGCACGGCATCCCGCTTATTGAGGCTGCCCAGTCCCTTCCCCGGCCCGAGGCGACCACTGACCCGGATGCTGTGATCGAGGTCTTCGCCCACGGGGAGCGCGCTGCCATGAAGCAGCTGCGCCGACTTCTGCACAACGAGTGGGGCATCGATCGCCGTGCGCTGTCGCTCTCAGCATATTGGGCACTCGGACGCGCCGAAGACGGCTTCCAGGCAGAGAAGCGCGAACCTGTCGGCAAAATCTTCGACGAGTAG
- a CDS encoding TetR/AcrR family transcriptional regulator — protein sequence MSSSTDSAHTADRLLDAYSALLIEGGEKAATLDAAAARAGVSKGGLLYHFGSKDALARGVIDRLARFVDEDVAAMAADPEGPVAFFIRTSTETGTAFDSAYNATVALAQSGDSSATAAIAETRARWHAALMPEVNDADAASALIFMSDGLYLASANPESYPAIDRGSASDFAERMLSVARRFTGR from the coding sequence ATGTCCTCCTCGACTGACAGCGCTCACACAGCCGACCGACTGCTCGACGCGTACTCCGCCCTGCTCATCGAGGGCGGCGAGAAAGCAGCGACTCTGGATGCTGCCGCCGCGCGTGCCGGGGTCTCGAAAGGCGGGCTGCTCTACCACTTCGGCTCGAAAGACGCTCTCGCGCGGGGGGTCATCGACCGCCTCGCCAGGTTTGTCGACGAGGACGTCGCGGCAATGGCCGCCGACCCCGAGGGCCCCGTCGCCTTCTTCATTCGCACGTCAACCGAGACGGGAACGGCGTTCGATTCGGCGTATAACGCCACGGTGGCTCTGGCTCAAAGCGGTGATTCGTCGGCGACTGCCGCGATCGCCGAGACCCGGGCGCGCTGGCACGCCGCACTCATGCCGGAGGTGAACGACGCCGATGCGGCATCCGCCCTGATCTTCATGAGTGACGGTTTGTATCTCGCCAGCGCCAACCCTGAGTCCTACCCCGCGATCGACCGCGGCTCGGCGTCAGACTTCGCCGAGCGGATGCTGTCGGTCGCCCGCCGCTTCACAGGCCGTTGA
- a CDS encoding alpha/beta fold hydrolase, whose protein sequence is MNSDKASIAGVRHATAAVNGSHLHYVTAGDEGTPVLLIHGFPETWWAFRALIPLLAATHRVFAVDLRGFGDSDVANDSYSSAVAAADLHALIEHLSVGPMHVVGQDLSGSTVFRLAATHPENVSSLTAIEAGLAGFGAEGLADVTHGGAWYIGALAAPGIASLLFEQHAEAFIGEYLYPFYGAAEAAVTSDDAAEYARSYGRPGGFSGAAGLYRGMLTEGDELRTLAQHAPLPMPVTAIGSAGGSFTHGAFNSVATGDVASVRFDDVGHYVAQQAPHMLAKALVTAFAASAP, encoded by the coding sequence ATGAATTCTGACAAGGCATCCATCGCCGGTGTTCGACACGCAACGGCAGCCGTGAACGGCTCGCATCTGCACTACGTCACGGCCGGCGACGAGGGCACCCCGGTGCTACTCATTCACGGATTCCCCGAAACATGGTGGGCATTTCGCGCGCTCATCCCGCTTCTTGCGGCCACACACCGTGTTTTCGCTGTGGATCTACGAGGCTTCGGCGACTCAGATGTCGCAAACGACAGCTATTCGAGCGCGGTCGCCGCTGCCGATCTTCACGCCCTGATCGAGCATCTGTCTGTCGGTCCGATGCATGTCGTCGGGCAAGACCTCAGCGGCAGTACGGTGTTCCGGCTTGCCGCCACTCACCCCGAGAATGTCTCGAGTCTCACGGCAATCGAGGCGGGGCTTGCCGGCTTCGGCGCTGAGGGACTGGCAGACGTCACACACGGGGGTGCCTGGTATATCGGTGCCCTTGCGGCTCCCGGCATTGCCAGTCTGCTCTTCGAGCAGCACGCCGAAGCCTTTATCGGGGAGTATCTCTACCCTTTCTACGGAGCTGCCGAAGCGGCGGTGACCTCCGATGACGCCGCAGAGTATGCCCGCAGTTATGGGCGCCCAGGCGGATTTTCTGGCGCGGCGGGCCTGTATCGCGGAATGCTCACCGAGGGCGACGAGCTGCGTACGCTCGCGCAGCACGCGCCGCTGCCGATGCCCGTGACGGCGATTGGCTCAGCTGGCGGTAGCTTTACGCATGGAGCGTTCAACAGCGTCGCCACAGGAGACGTTGCCTCCGTTCGGTTTGATGACGTCGGCCACTACGTCGCGCAACAGGCTCCGCACATGCTCGCCAAGGCCCTCGTCACGGCCTTCGCCGCGAGTGCCCCGTGA
- a CDS encoding MarR family winged helix-turn-helix transcriptional regulator produces the protein MSRGGADLALLLLGGFRFMADTATDRLAERGHAGVRPAHDFALRAIAAGAGSVSEVGRRTSVSKQAAAKTVAFLEESGYVRRTPDPRDRRRARLTVTDRGNSLMSEGEAVFDELRSEWEALVGSDRITDLQSALVRLLGAENTTVDDMTKDVPPA, from the coding sequence ATGTCTCGAGGTGGTGCTGATCTCGCTCTTCTGCTGCTCGGCGGTTTTCGGTTTATGGCAGATACAGCTACGGATCGACTTGCCGAGCGAGGGCACGCCGGCGTGAGGCCCGCACATGATTTCGCATTGCGTGCCATTGCTGCGGGTGCCGGGTCCGTCTCAGAGGTGGGACGACGCACATCGGTTTCCAAACAGGCCGCGGCCAAGACCGTAGCGTTTCTGGAAGAGAGCGGCTACGTCCGTCGCACTCCCGATCCCCGAGATCGCAGACGCGCACGATTGACCGTGACCGATCGCGGGAATTCGCTCATGAGCGAGGGCGAAGCGGTGTTCGACGAACTCCGCTCGGAGTGGGAAGCGCTCGTCGGTAGCGACCGCATCACCGATCTGCAGAGCGCTCTTGTGCGCCTGCTCGGTGCCGAGAACACGACCGTCGACGACATGACGAAGGACGTTCCGCCCGCGTAG
- a CDS encoding FBP domain-containing protein gives MHSITEKQIRSSFINASKRERTALTLPENVDSLDWDSLDFLGWRDRKFPKLGYVVALIDDEPIGIMLRLAEGRTLSRPQCSWCEDVHLPNDVVFFVAKRAGDAGRKGDTIGTLSCANFECNANVRRLPRTAYVGFDVEGARLQRIEALRSNVTRFVTSVRDGS, from the coding sequence ATGCACTCGATCACGGAAAAGCAGATTCGCTCATCATTCATTAATGCGTCAAAGCGTGAACGCACGGCGCTGACGCTGCCCGAGAACGTCGACTCACTCGACTGGGATTCGCTCGACTTTCTCGGCTGGCGCGACCGCAAATTCCCCAAACTTGGCTATGTCGTCGCGCTAATCGACGACGAACCGATCGGCATCATGCTGCGACTGGCCGAGGGACGAACGCTCAGCCGCCCGCAATGTTCGTGGTGCGAAGACGTGCACCTTCCCAACGACGTCGTATTCTTCGTCGCGAAGCGCGCCGGTGACGCCGGGCGAAAGGGCGACACCATCGGAACGCTGTCGTGCGCCAACTTCGAGTGCAACGCGAACGTGCGCCGGCTGCCGCGAACTGCGTACGTGGGGTTCGACGTCGAGGGCGCGCGTCTTCAACGCATTGAGGCTCTGCGCAGCAATGTCACGCGATTCGTGACGTCGGTGCGCGACGGCAGCTGA
- a CDS encoding MFS transporter yields the protein MMTAELNVEPRAGAREWLGLAVLMLPVLLISVDNTILNFALPQISEALLPTGTQLLWIIDVYPLVLAGLLVSMGSLGDRVGRRKLLLIGAAGFGLMSILAAYSPSAEALIAARAALGLFGATLMPSTLSLLRNLFVNREQRRLAVAIWGSAFAGGGALGPIAGGFLLEHFWWGSIFLLSVPVLLPLFILLPIIVRESKDPVDTPIDLLSALLVLLTMVPFVWSIKHAADAGIDAFAVGTIICASVFGLLFVRRQLRLKHPMLDVSLFRIPAFSGAIVINLFSIIAFVGGLFFITQHLQLVLGMSPMNAGLVLVPGLAVMITAGLLVVPIARRVRPSIVIACALVFSVLCYGSIAVQGGSVSALGIALAVVALGIGVGAAETVSNDLILANAPASKAGAASGLSETAYELGSVLGVATLGTVLTASYSNHIVIPAGVPGADAAAATETLGGAMKVAEQLPAKLGDALSQAAITAFSSGASITAWLGAGLVVVAIIVSLTTLRNAK from the coding sequence ATGATGACTGCAGAGCTGAACGTCGAGCCGCGGGCCGGGGCCCGCGAGTGGCTCGGTCTTGCCGTGCTCATGCTGCCCGTGCTGCTCATCTCTGTGGACAACACGATCCTCAATTTCGCGCTGCCGCAGATCTCCGAGGCGCTGCTGCCGACGGGCACGCAACTGCTGTGGATCATCGACGTCTATCCGCTCGTGCTCGCGGGACTGCTTGTCTCTATGGGGAGCCTCGGCGACCGCGTCGGCCGCCGCAAGCTGTTGCTCATCGGTGCCGCAGGATTCGGTCTCATGTCGATTCTGGCCGCCTATTCGCCCTCTGCTGAAGCGTTGATTGCCGCGCGGGCTGCGCTCGGCCTCTTCGGCGCGACGCTGATGCCGTCGACACTCTCTCTGCTGCGCAACCTCTTCGTCAACCGAGAACAGCGACGCCTCGCTGTAGCGATATGGGGAAGTGCGTTCGCGGGAGGCGGTGCCCTCGGCCCCATCGCTGGCGGGTTTTTGCTCGAACACTTCTGGTGGGGGTCGATCTTTCTGCTCTCGGTGCCCGTGCTGCTTCCGCTGTTCATTCTTCTTCCGATCATCGTGCGCGAATCAAAAGACCCCGTCGACACACCAATCGACCTGCTGAGCGCCCTCCTCGTGCTGCTCACGATGGTGCCGTTCGTGTGGTCGATCAAGCACGCGGCGGATGCTGGAATCGACGCGTTTGCGGTCGGCACCATCATCTGCGCGTCCGTGTTCGGATTGCTCTTCGTACGCCGCCAGCTGCGGCTCAAGCATCCGATGCTCGACGTCTCGCTGTTCAGAATCCCGGCGTTCAGTGGGGCAATCGTCATTAACCTGTTCAGCATCATCGCTTTCGTCGGCGGGCTGTTCTTCATCACCCAGCATCTGCAGCTCGTGCTGGGAATGTCGCCGATGAACGCGGGCCTCGTGCTTGTGCCCGGGCTCGCCGTCATGATCACGGCGGGGCTCCTTGTGGTGCCGATCGCGCGTCGCGTGCGCCCGAGCATCGTCATCGCGTGCGCACTCGTCTTCTCCGTGCTCTGCTACGGCAGCATCGCCGTGCAGGGCGGCAGCGTGAGCGCACTGGGCATTGCGCTCGCCGTCGTGGCGCTCGGCATCGGCGTCGGCGCGGCCGAGACGGTGTCGAACGACCTCATTCTCGCGAATGCGCCCGCGTCGAAGGCCGGCGCGGCATCGGGGTTGTCCGAGACGGCGTACGAGCTCGGCTCCGTGTTGGGCGTTGCAACGCTCGGCACAGTTCTCACGGCGTCGTACAGCAATCACATCGTCATTCCGGCGGGGGTGCCAGGGGCGGATGCCGCGGCAGCGACCGAGACCCTCGGTGGAGCCATGAAGGTGGCCGAACAGCTGCCCGCGAAACTGGGCGATGCCCTGAGCCAGGCCGCGATCACGGCGTTTAGCAGTGGTGCGTCGATCACGGCGTGGCTGGGTGCCGGGCTCGTTGTCGTGGCGATCATTGTTTCGCTCACGACGTTGCGCAACGCAAAATAG
- a CDS encoding alpha/beta fold hydrolase, giving the protein MTQARDSDHAHGVIDSADGTPIAWSRLGSGPDLVMVHCVGVSRETTPQPTLVDALATHFTVWSYDRRGKGESGNAPSYDVQREVEDLTAIIGLASGPAAVYGFSSGATLALIAAEAGAPIERLTLLEPPLYDEPDPDHEFRAEGERRLAAGNDELHRWFQTDVVGVPEDILADMLPAPEAVLKDAPSLLHELTFLPGTPATRFASVSQPTLLIASDATVPEMHVWARELEATLPHAQRAVLPGEWHGVDDATLAESIRAFVIDDTVGAAPSR; this is encoded by the coding sequence ATGACTCAAGCACGTGATTCTGACCACGCTCACGGTGTCATCGACTCGGCCGATGGCACTCCCATCGCCTGGAGCAGACTCGGCTCCGGGCCCGACCTCGTGATGGTGCACTGTGTGGGCGTATCGCGGGAGACGACACCCCAGCCCACGCTCGTCGATGCTCTCGCGACGCACTTCACCGTGTGGAGCTATGACCGCAGAGGCAAAGGCGAGAGCGGCAATGCCCCGAGCTACGACGTGCAGCGCGAGGTGGAAGACCTCACGGCGATCATCGGCCTAGCGAGCGGCCCCGCCGCCGTCTACGGCTTTTCGTCAGGGGCTACCCTCGCGCTCATTGCCGCTGAAGCAGGGGCCCCGATCGAGCGCCTCACTCTGCTGGAACCGCCGCTTTATGATGAACCGGATCCCGACCACGAGTTCAGGGCCGAAGGCGAACGACGGCTCGCTGCCGGAAACGACGAGCTCCATCGATGGTTCCAAACCGACGTGGTCGGGGTGCCCGAAGACATCCTCGCCGACATGCTCCCCGCCCCAGAGGCCGTTCTCAAGGACGCCCCCTCGCTGCTGCACGAGCTCACGTTCCTCCCTGGCACCCCGGCGACGAGGTTCGCCTCGGTGAGCCAACCAACGCTGCTGATCGCCTCGGATGCGACGGTTCCCGAGATGCACGTCTGGGCCCGCGAATTGGAAGCCACGCTTCCTCACGCGCAGCGCGCTGTCTTGCCCGGCGAGTGGCACGGGGTCGATGACGCCACACTGGCGGAAAGCATCCGTGCTTTCGTCATCGATGACACCGTTGGTGCGGCCCCATCACGCTGA
- a CDS encoding winged helix-turn-helix transcriptional regulator has product MPTSRTYASHGDACATSHAMELLGDRWTYPVLRELMLSPKRFAELQGAVHGITPAVLTARLRHLEASGLVNRETLPAPASATVYELTDWAKELQPLFEPLGRWALRSPVRDVSGCGLTPDAIIQSMLTMAPKIAMDPSLNIELRLVDARTPRVSEPYVYRLHWGRDLSIERGNSSQAQATVSGDSSDLANVLYQNAELRGMDIVGNRAALERLITAFDGVIDDAMSHAETSSHSASTT; this is encoded by the coding sequence ATGCCAACATCACGCACCTATGCGTCTCACGGAGATGCGTGTGCCACCTCGCACGCGATGGAACTGCTGGGAGATCGATGGACCTACCCTGTGCTGCGAGAACTGATGTTGTCGCCCAAGCGCTTCGCCGAGCTTCAGGGGGCAGTGCACGGCATCACTCCAGCTGTTCTGACGGCTAGGCTTCGGCACCTCGAAGCATCCGGACTGGTCAACCGTGAGACGTTGCCCGCACCGGCGAGTGCAACGGTGTATGAACTGACCGACTGGGCTAAAGAGCTGCAGCCTCTCTTCGAGCCACTGGGGCGATGGGCGCTGAGGTCACCGGTGCGCGACGTCTCCGGGTGCGGGCTCACGCCCGACGCGATCATCCAGTCCATGCTCACGATGGCGCCGAAGATTGCCATGGACCCGTCGCTGAACATCGAGCTCCGCCTTGTCGATGCGCGCACCCCCCGAGTGAGCGAGCCGTACGTTTACCGGCTTCACTGGGGGCGAGATCTCTCGATCGAGCGTGGCAACTCGAGTCAGGCGCAAGCCACGGTGTCGGGGGACTCGTCTGACCTGGCCAACGTGCTTTATCAGAACGCCGAGCTGCGCGGCATGGACATCGTCGGGAACCGGGCAGCACTCGAGCGGCTCATCACCGCGTTCGACGGAGTCATTGACGACGCGATGTCGCACGCCGAGACATCCTCGCACTCGGCATCGACGACCTGA
- a CDS encoding quinone oxidoreductase family protein codes for MKAAVIDALGHTPVCREVEEPSAPEGWVVGRVRAAAIKNIERMLAAGTHYGSGHMALPAQIGLDAVVELPDGHRVYTGATPPAGAMAERMAVNPAQVIEVPTSVDDAVAAALPNAAISAWFALEYAGQIQTGQSVLVLGATGVTGGLAVQLATQQFGADHVVAVGRDEARLEQLRTRGADNVIRIDNEATGLADAVRALHAEHPFDLVLDYLWGSPAEQTLRALANDDLAATFHRTRFVQIGETAGPTLTLPASVMRSAGIELVGQGGGSVPREAFGRVMTEILPALFDMLSAGTLTLETRTMPLDQVESAWTQATASGERMVIIP; via the coding sequence ATGAAGGCAGCAGTCATCGATGCTCTCGGCCACACGCCCGTATGCCGCGAGGTCGAGGAACCCTCGGCGCCCGAGGGTTGGGTTGTCGGTCGCGTGCGCGCCGCGGCGATCAAGAACATCGAACGGATGCTGGCAGCGGGCACACACTATGGAAGTGGGCATATGGCTCTGCCCGCACAGATTGGACTCGATGCCGTCGTCGAGCTCCCGGACGGTCACCGTGTCTACACTGGCGCGACACCGCCCGCCGGAGCGATGGCTGAACGGATGGCCGTGAACCCTGCACAGGTCATCGAGGTTCCCACCAGCGTTGATGATGCCGTAGCAGCCGCGTTGCCGAACGCGGCAATCTCCGCCTGGTTTGCTCTGGAGTACGCCGGACAGATTCAGACGGGGCAATCCGTGCTCGTTCTCGGCGCTACGGGAGTGACCGGTGGCCTCGCCGTACAGCTGGCTACACAGCAATTCGGCGCGGACCACGTCGTTGCCGTCGGGCGCGACGAAGCGCGACTCGAACAGCTGCGCACACGCGGTGCTGACAACGTCATTCGCATCGACAATGAGGCCACCGGGCTGGCAGATGCTGTCAGGGCTCTCCATGCCGAGCATCCCTTCGACCTCGTTCTGGACTATCTGTGGGGGTCTCCAGCCGAACAGACGCTGCGCGCGCTGGCAAACGACGACCTCGCGGCGACTTTCCATCGCACTCGTTTTGTGCAGATCGGGGAGACGGCTGGGCCGACGCTGACCCTGCCTGCGTCTGTGATGCGCAGCGCGGGGATCGAGCTCGTGGGGCAGGGCGGCGGCAGCGTTCCGCGCGAGGCGTTCGGACGCGTCATGACCGAGATTCTTCCGGCGCTCTTCGACATGCTCAGTGCCGGAACCCTCACGCTCGAGACTCGCACGATGCCCCTCGATCAGGTCGAATCTGCGTGGACGCAGGCGACTGCATCCGGCGAGCGCATGGTAATCATTCCGTGA